From Anticarsia gemmatalis isolate Benzon Research Colony breed Stoneville strain chromosome 3, ilAntGemm2 primary, whole genome shotgun sequence, one genomic window encodes:
- the LOC142986724 gene encoding zinc metalloproteinase nas-14-like: MFSKHTCQIYIRNKNQIFAQSKRSWNLKYPSIMFRNTETNSNIFNNDDKMDVIMENEPGFQFTSKEMRKLKLWNKGVIPYYIDTVSFSDKILRDKIRSFLNNVNAITPLSFVELPTPPKNWNISRWVFFVNRVGQLGCGDHSNKNFTTKGVQRVVLGYDCVSNGGEMAEAVLAIAGVTPQHNAPNRDKFIRILEDNILPDKKYLFEKVKDN; the protein is encoded by the exons ATACCTGTCAAATTTATAtcagaaataaaaatcaaatatttgctCAAAGTAAAAGATCTTGGAATCTAAAATATCCAAGCATTATGTTCAGAAATACTGAAACCAATAGTAACATTTTCAACAATGATGATAAAATGGATGTAATTATGGAAAATGAACCTGGCTTTCAATTTACTTCTAAAGAAATGAGAAAACTTAAACTTTGGAATAAAGGAGTGATTCCGTATTATATTGATACTGTCTCTTTTAGTg ATAAAATACTTCGAGACAAAATCCGTTCGTTTCTTAACAATGTGAATGCTATTACCCCGTTGAGCTTCGTAGAGTTGCCAACACCTCCAAAGAATTGGAATATATCTCGCTGGGTGTTCTTCGTCAACCGTGTAGGACAACTTGGCTGTGGTGATCATTCTAATAAGAATTTTACAACCAAAGGTGTGCAG CGAGTAGTCCTCGGCTACGACTGTGTGAGCAATGGTGGAGAAATGGCTGAGGCAGTATTGGCGATAGCTGGTGTCACACCGCAACATAATGCTCCGAATCGTGACAAATTCATCCGAATCTTAGAAGACAATATATTACCAG acaaaaaatatttatttgagaaaGTGAAAGACAATTAA
- the LOC142987232 gene encoding zinc metalloproteinase nas-12-like — MSAYTLTRCLSGFLFIFSMCPRKATLDLVHSDAEEHAAYLPIHIHPRGLKYSVNDNRDPVIMLESESSEDKKKDDRGFDLDANEVKKLKIWRDGVIPYYIDAVSFTDKPIRDMIRSFLNNVNAATSLSFTELPRPPTNWSDTRWVFFVNRAGLLDCADHSVSNMTMEGVQRIVLGYHCLTMGAELADAVLAIAGVPAQHNAPNRDQFIKVNQENIIPEKKYLFKKLKDNEWLFHGIDYDYKSAGHFPSHRHSINGRATIEIKKPSKKPILLEPKKLSHKDVLKINMLYNYLTRANRQGNVPGCSKLFKLGKAVDESQTLKIQARPKPGKYLEGKGEKENDGSKDASGSEKDSDGDDAKKSSGGGGDDDGSGDEGGGSKDDDDDEKSSGRDDKDKSSVANDGSGDDEDEALNGPNSVNDPLNDMTDYDTSKMK, encoded by the exons atgtCTGCATATACGCTGACAAGATGTTTGAgtggatttttatttatattttcgatGTGCCCAAGGA AAGCTACACTTGATTTAGTTCATAGCGACGCGGAGGAACACGCGGCCTATTTACCCATCCATATTCACCCTAGAGGCCTTAAATATTCTGTAAATGATAATCGCGATCCTGTAATAATGCTCGAGTCCGAAAGTAGCGAAGACAAGAAAAAGGATGACCGTGGTTTTGATTTAGATGCTAAcgaagtaaaaaaattaaaaatttggcGGGATGGCGTAATTCCGTATTATATCGACGCTGTTTCGTTCACTG ACAAACCTATCCGAGACATGATTCGCTCGTTCCTGAACAACGTGAATGCCGCCACTTCTCTGAGCTTCACAGAGCTGCCTCGACCACCGACCAACTGGAGTGACACTCGTTGGGTGTTTTTCGTCAATCGCGCCGGTCTACTTGATTGTGCTGATCATTCTGTGTCAAACATGACGATGGAAGGTGTCCAG CGAATTGTCTTGGGATATCACTGTCTGACTATGGGTGCTGAACTAGCAGATGCGGTGTTGGCCATAGCTGGGGTACCGGCTCAACATAATGCTCCAAATCGAGACCAATTCATAAAAGTTAATCAAGAAAACATAATACCAg AAAagaagtacttatttaaaaagttgaaaGACAATGAATGGCTATTTCACGGTATTGATTATGACTATAAGAGCGCTGGACATTTTCCCTCTCATAGGCATTCAATAAATGGACGGGCCACTATTGAAATTAAG AAGCCCAGCAAAAAACCAATATTGCTCGAGCCTAAAAAATTGTCTCATAAGGATGTTTTGAAGATAAATATGCTCTACAACTATCTGACGAGAGCTAATAGGCAGGGCAATGTACCGGGGTGCAGTAAACTGTTTAAGCTAGGAAAAGCCGTGGACGAGTCCCAAACGCTGAAGATACAAGCTCGTCCTAAACCAGGTAAGTATCTTGAAGGTAAAGGTGAAAAGGAGAATGACGGTTCCAAAGATGCTTCAGGTTCAGAAAAAGACTCGGATGGTGATGATGCCAAAAAAAGTTCTGGCGGTGGCGGTGATGATGATGGTTCAGGTGATGAAGGTGGAGGCTCtaaagatgatgatgatgatgaaaaaaGTTCTGGCCGTGATGATAAAGATAAAAGTTCTGTTGCTAATGATGGTAGTGGCGATGATGAAGACGAAGCGCTCAACGGACCTAACTCCGTGAATGATCCTTTGAATGACATGACTGACTATGACACAAGTAAAATGAAATAA